The sequence TACTTACTTACTCTACCGTGAACCACATCCATGTAATAACTCCTCACCTTAAGTGTTATTGAGCCTGGCTCTCCATTACCAATGATCTTACCGTCGATGTTTATTACCGGTGTAACCTCAGCAGCGGTTCCCGTGAAGAATACTTCATCGGCTGTGTAAAGCTCCTCTCTGGTTATTCTTTTCTCAATGACGGTGAATCCTAAATCCCTTGCTATATTAATTACGGAGTCCCTGGTTATTCCCTCGAGTATTGAATCATAGGTTGGCGGCGTGTATAACACGCCATCCTTAACGATGAAAACATTTTCACCGCTACCCTCGGCCACATACCCATCGCGATTAAGTAGGATCGCCTCATCAAATCCCGATGCCTTAGCATCCATTAATGCAATCACAGAATTCACGTAGATTCCACCCACCTTAGCTTTCATTGGGAACATGGAGTTATGAACCCTAAGCCAACTAACTACCTTAGCCCTAATGCCCTTGGGCTCTAGGTAGTGCCCGAAGGGTACCGTTATTATTGCCGTGGACACATCAAGGTTCCTAATATCTAGGTTCACAGTGCTCGCTGAAACAAAGGCTATTGGCCTTATGTAAACGTCCTCGTGAACCTCATTAGCCCTCAGCAACTCAACCGTGGCGTCAACTAACTCATCAATGCTGTAATTAACCTTGATGCCCATTATCTTGGCTGAGTTGTGGAACCTTATGTAATGTTCCTTGGCCCTAAAAATAAATAGGTTATTATTCTCAGGGTTCCAATAGGCCCTTATGCCTTCGAATACCGATGTACCGTAGTGCAGGGCATGTGTTAGTATCGGTACCGTAGCTTCGTTTTCAGAGACCAACTTGCCATTAATCCACACATACCTCATTAAGCATTACGCAATAGACTCCTTATTAAGTATTATTGCATATATAATATATTTGCATAGGGATCATGAGCCCGGTATTTCCCTACCATGGGGGCATTTGTTTGGTTTTCCCAGATATTCGTAGAGCTTATCCACGACTTCCTCTGGCAGGGCATAGTCAAACATTTTAGCCAGTTCGCAGGCCTTGTCAGGATCAATACCTGCCTTTACGAGTAAGATCTCAATAACCCTATGAGCCCTAATTAACGAATTCATCTCCCTAATTCCCTCATCGGTTATGAAAATGTCACTATCTCTCTTCTCCACAAGTCCCTTCTTAACTAGGTGGTTAATTTCCTCATAGGCGCTCGCTGAAGAGATACCAAGGGCCTTGGCAATGCCGAATATTGTTGCCCCAGAACCTTTGTCGTTAATCCCCTTAATTACCAGCAGATAAAGGAATTCTCTACTGGATATTCTCACGCTAAGTCCCAGCTACTACACTTAATAAAGATCTAATTAAACCTTATTCCCCAGATATTCCCATCAGATCGAGGTTATAGCCACGTAAATACCGGAGACTATTAGTAACGTCGTCACCACGTAGAGTGCGATTGCCCTTGCCTTACTTATTACGTAGTCACCAACGACTTCCCTTCTGGATACAATGTTTATCAGTAAGTACGTAGGTACGGCAAGGGCTACTGCATTAAACACCATTATATCCAGTATTAGGTTAACGAGATCCTTCATAAACAGTATTATTAGGGCGGCAGGTACGATCTCAACTACATAAAACAAGTAAAAGCCCCTTGCCTCGCACATTTTTTTACTAAGCCCTGTTGCCCACCCAAAGTACTCACTAAGTCCATAGGCAAAACCAAGGCTAATTACGAATATCGCTAGTAACGCGGCAGCCACCATGCCTATGGCGGCTACTATGAACCAGTATGGGCTAATGACCCTGCTTATCGAGAGTAGCGCCGATTGGAATCCATCGACAACCCCACCCCTAACCCTAAGCCAATAACCAACCAATAGGCTACCAATCATTAATGTCTCGCTTATTATCGCGCCCATTATCGTTTCAAACCTCTCATGTGTATAATGCTCCCTCCTCAATCCCTTATCAACAATTGCCGACTGCTGGTAATAAAGCATCCAGGGCATTATTACGGCGCCAATGTTGGCCGCGAGTAACGTTAAATATAGGGAATTGGAGTATGAGCTTGGTAGGAAAATCGATAGTAATGCACCATACACCTCCTGAGTCTTAATGGGTATTACAGCAAAGGCCACTAGGTACACCAGTATGAACGCGGAAATCGCAAGCAGTACATTCTCAACCCTCTTATACGAACCACCCATCAGTATTATTACCGTGTGAAACACAAGGACTAAGACCACGGAAATAACCACGGGCACCCCAAAGAGGAGCCCAATGGCTGATATGGCCGCGTACTCACTGACATAGGCAGCCCCATCTATTATGAGCATGGCGATTAATGATATAACCGCAGCCTTATTACCATAAACCTCCCCAAGTAGGGTCCCCATACCCTTCCCACTGCCCAGGGCAGCCCTGATGGTTAGTTCCTGAATGAAATATAGAGGTATTGTTAGGAGTATTAGCCAGGGAACCATCGCAAGCCCCGTATAATAGCCGCTCTGCATTGCCGTGAGTATACTTGGCGCATCCACATCCGCAAGCATAGTCAACCAGCCAGGACCAAGCAATACCTTAAATGAATCGCTAATTCCCTTAATACTCTTCGATACTCTTTCCTGAAAATCCACGGCAGAGTCACACAAGCACCTACTTAATTAATATTTTTTCTGTGGCAACTAAAAGGGCAGGGATCATACTAGGTACCGTGGATCACCCTGATCCTACCCTCAACACCCCCAAGTAGTACATAGAATAGTATCACCGCTACGGCATAGAGCGCTGATGTAATATACAGAGGCAGGTCCAGGTAACCAACGTCCATTAGGTAACCACCAATGCTAGGGCCCACGGCTCGCGGTATTGAGGATATCATATTCCAGATGCCGAATACCCTGCCGCGTTCTTCCCTTGGTACCAACTCATTAATGAGTGAGGTCAGTAATGGACTTGCCATGTTCATAAGTGTGTTCCTAACTATGAATAAGGCCAGTAGTAGCGGTAAGTCATATATTGACGGCATTATCGCCAGGACACCTGTGGCTAAACCCTCAAGCATCACCACAGAAATTACTCTACTACGCATTAGTCTAGATATTGTGGGCGCCATTAATGTACCCAGGGCAAGCGTGGCATTGGATACGGCGTAAACCACACCCAGGCTGGCAATGTTTATGTGAAACTTTAGGTAAAACCACAGGCTGAACAATGGTATTATAACACCGGCCCCAAGCCCGATTATTGCCTCGGGCACTAGCCTCTTTAACAACCATGACGAATGCAACCTACTCAAATCTCTAAGGTCGATCCTCTCGATCCTAACATTAACAACGGCAGGATCCAAGTGCCTAATTGCATTGAGGACTAGTGGTATTGTTAGGTAAACGGCGATCGCCTCAATGATGAAGGTGAGTTCATAACCAAGACGCCCAAGGTAACTGGGCAATACGGCAATTGCTGAACCAACAACGCTGAAGACCACGTTGAAGGAGGATGATAGGCTAAAAACCTCGTCAGAAACATTCCTCTGCTTGGCATATTCACCGATCATGGCCGTTAATACCACGTATCGATTAAACAACGCCGATGCTAAATAAGCCGCTGAGACGATGATGGGTACGCCAATAGCCATTAGGAGTATTAGGGAACCGCTGATTATGGATAGAATAATGAAGAGCCTGACTCGATCCATCAAGTCCGTTAGGTAGCCAACAATAAACGAGCCAAGGGCGCTCATTAGCGAGAAAAGCCCGAGAACAATACCGATAAGCGTAGTTGATATA is a genomic window of Vulcanisaeta souniana JCM 11219 containing:
- a CDS encoding MFS transporter; its protein translation is MAMPLSRIDRVGLLLATANSLSGIIWGANSVILSIYMLSIGISTTLIGIVLGLFSLMSALGSFIVGYLTDLMDRVRLFIILSIISGSLILLMAIGVPIIVSAAYLASALFNRYVVLTAMIGEYAKQRNVSDEVFSLSSSFNVVFSVVGSAIAVLPSYLGRLGYELTFIIEAIAVYLTIPLVLNAIRHLDPAVVNVRIERIDLRDLSRLHSSWLLKRLVPEAIIGLGAGVIIPLFSLWFYLKFHINIASLGVVYAVSNATLALGTLMAPTISRLMRSRVISVVMLEGLATGVLAIMPSIYDLPLLLALFIVRNTLMNMASPLLTSLINELVPREERGRVFGIWNMISSIPRAVGPSIGGYLMDVGYLDLPLYITSALYAVAVILFYVLLGGVEGRIRVIHGT
- a CDS encoding branched-chain amino acid transaminase; translated protein: MRYVWINGKLVSENEATVPILTHALHYGTSVFEGIRAYWNPENNNLFIFRAKEHYIRFHNSAKIMGIKVNYSIDELVDATVELLRANEVHEDVYIRPIAFVSASTVNLDIRNLDVSTAIITVPFGHYLEPKGIRAKVVSWLRVHNSMFPMKAKVGGIYVNSVIALMDAKASGFDEAILLNRDGYVAEGSGENVFIVKDGVLYTPPTYDSILEGITRDSVINIARDLGFTVIEKRITREELYTADEVFFTGTAAEVTPVINIDGKIIGNGEPGSITLKVRSYYMDVVHGRVSKYKNWLTPIY
- a CDS encoding metal-dependent transcriptional regulator, giving the protein MRISSREFLYLLVIKGINDKGSGATIFGIAKALGISSASAYEEINHLVKKGLVEKRDSDIFITDEGIREMNSLIRAHRVIEILLVKAGIDPDKACELAKMFDYALPEEVVDKLYEYLGKPNKCPHGREIPGS
- a CDS encoding NRAMP family divalent metal transporter; the encoded protein is MDFQERVSKSIKGISDSFKVLLGPGWLTMLADVDAPSILTAMQSGYYTGLAMVPWLILLTIPLYFIQELTIRAALGSGKGMGTLLGEVYGNKAAVISLIAMLIIDGAAYVSEYAAISAIGLLFGVPVVISVVLVLVFHTVIILMGGSYKRVENVLLAISAFILVYLVAFAVIPIKTQEVYGALLSIFLPSSYSNSLYLTLLAANIGAVIMPWMLYYQQSAIVDKGLRREHYTHERFETIMGAIISETLMIGSLLVGYWLRVRGGVVDGFQSALLSISRVISPYWFIVAAIGMVAAALLAIFVISLGFAYGLSEYFGWATGLSKKMCEARGFYLFYVVEIVPAALIILFMKDLVNLILDIMVFNAVALAVPTYLLINIVSRREVVGDYVISKARAIALYVVTTLLIVSGIYVAITSI